CAACCTCTCTAATATAAAATATGAAGGTTCTCTAAGCTACAAAGGTGCTCAGACATCATGGAACCAATTCCACTTTTACAAACAGGGAAACAGGCCCAATTATAACTGACACACCATAAGTAACACCGGAGCCTGCTCTATTGCTTCTGAAATCTCAGGCCTTCAGATTCGCAGTTAGCTCCTTCCCCATTATCTAGCCTGAATTCTGCTTACTGAATCCCTGACCAAAGCCTAGATCCTGGGCTgttcagggaaaagaaatccaGTGCACTGAAAAGACTTCAGGTGAGCCGCTTAGGAGCTACCGGCCCCGAAGAGtaagggaagagaagcagaaatgaCTGAAGTTTTTGGAAGGTTGGTtcaagagaaggggcaggggcgGCCTGTGCCTTTAAGAGCGAGCAAGCCGGGGTCAGCTGAGGACACAGGTTCAGGGCCAGTCACGTGCGGGCGCCTGCtttcccgccccgcccccccgcccccctcccagcCGCCACGGGCGCCCTCTAGCTCCCCAGGCCACGCCCCCCTTCGCGTCACCGCGCGTGCGCGAAGTGAggaccagggaggagggaggagacgACTCACGTGGCGCGGGAATGTGCGCTGGGTACCGGAGGGCCCTCGTTCTGCCCCGAGGTCCGGCCAAGGGCAGGTGTGTCCAGGAATCCCCAACCTGCAGTCCGCCCGTGGAGACCCCTAAGTGCCCGAGGGAGCACACTTTTCCTTTTGCTCCCTGGGGTCTCTCAGCTCCAACCTCACAACTTCCAAAGATCCAGGCCCTCCTGGTCTCTGGGGAACACGCTGACAAACGGACCCCTGGACCTTCTCCGTCGCCACTGGGACACACATGATTCTGGGATCCCaggcccttcctctcccaggaACATAGGAAGCTCTCGGTCCTCGCCTCAACGGAAGACCCAGAATGAAGATCCCCGACTTTTTCCCCTCCAGCAGACTCCGGGACGGACCCTAGCTCCTTTCCACTCGAGGACCCAGCAACTAGGGCTGTCAGTCTCTTATATCCTGGTGAAACAGAAGTCTGTGCCCGGACCTTGCTTTCTCCCCTGCAGAGGTCCTAGGAGCTACGGTCCTTCCCCACTCCACCGATTCCGGGCCCAGATTCAGGAGCGCAGTTCACTCCCCAGTAAATAATTCCGGTGTTCTGGAATCCCAATCCCGGCTCCTCGAGTATCCGGACCCTCAGTCACCAAGTCCCACAGCACAGTCCACACTACCGCCCGACGGGGCAGGCTTCCTGGAATTTGGGATCCCAAGTCCCTCATGTCCAATGGATCCAGGAGACCCAGTCCCTGATGCATTAGGGACAAAGAATCCGGACTCCTCTCCCAACATCTCGCGCCTAGGTAGACCCAGAATTTGGGCGCACAACCCCAGCCCCACCGTCCCGGGACCAAGTGCCGCACAGCCCTGCCCCTGAAGCTCAAGCCCCGCCCCGCCAgggccctgccccgcccctgccgTCGCACCTGCGCGGTGGCCGCCCGCGGCCCCGAGGGCAGCCCGGGTGGGGGCGTGCCCTGGGGAGGAACGAGGGGAAGCTGAGCCGCAGGAACCGGGCCCCGGGGAGGGTGCGGGCGTGCGCACCGGAGAGGGCGCCGGTGATGGGCCGCCGGGGGGCGGCGGGCTGGGCGGAAGCCCGTGCTCCAGCAAGAAGGCGTCCAGGTCCACGTACTCCACGTCGCCGAACGGCAGCGTCCGCTCCCACAGCAGCGGCGCCAACAGACCCGGGCCAGGCGCGGCCCCTGGGCGCCCCCGCGGGGACCCGCCGCCCACCACCGCCCCAGTTGGGGCATCCGCCGGGCCCGCCGTCTCCAGGCCCGGCCCCGGGACCGTGGCTGCCGGCAGAGCCGCCTTGCGCTCCTTTTCCTTCAGGAGACCTGCGGGCCAGGGAAAGACCGGGCggggtgggaaggaagagatggagaagagatCCCGAGACAGAGATACACGAAGAAAGGGGAGATAGAGTCCACGGGGCGGAGATCCAGAGAAAGAGGGGAcaggcgggggagagggagagataggagGGAAGGCAAGGACccaaagagaagagacagagactcaagagagggaaagagacccAAAGAGAAGGTACAGACGGGGgcggcagagacagagagagggggacagagaccGAGAGAGGGACAGCGACTCAGAAAGAGGGGAGGACAGGGACCCAAAGAGGGATAGGACACAGAACAGGGAAGGGATAGACAGAAGGGGGACGGAAGTTCAGACAGAGGTAGGTGGAGGGTTGAGCaggtgagagggaaaaaaatgacagttcTGTAATTTCTCTGTAGCCTACCCTCCAGCTCACTGtagcctcttctccccacccccacactctgtaaggggcaggaaggggctcTATTCCTGGGGCACATTCCTCATCCCTAGACTCCATGTGACCCCAGGAGGCCCCGCCCAAGCCCGTGTCACTACCGTGTGAGCATCCGAcacaccccctccctcctccctggacCCCAGGGGTCCAGACTCTCAGGACCAAAGGAAGCGGGGGCTGGGGCCCAGACTCTTGGGTCCTCGGAGAGGAGGACTCTGGGGGACTCCTGGGTCCTCCTGGTGGAAGGACTTGAGCGCGGGTACTTGGATCCTGGGTGCTGAGGGATCTACCTAAACGCCTTAGTAATTGGGTAGACGACGATTGGAGGATGGACTCTCCGCACGTAGGAGGtagccccccgccccagcacttGGGATAGATGGGGGCTAGAACTCACAGCTGGCTGGCTCTTTGGGTTTGCTGGTCCCCTGCAGAAGGCTCCGCAGCCCAAGCAGCGCTCCCCCGCCAGGGGGGGCCCCGGCTGGGCCGCCCAGCAGCAGGGGGGCCGGGGTCCTGTCGCTCACGGGCCGCGCCATCACCGGGCACCTGCCCGCAGGCTCACGGGCTCATGGAGAGGCGAAGAGCTGGCCTGTCAGTCAGCGGCACACTCCAGTGGTTCGGGCGAGTGCCTGCCCAGGGACGGGCGAGCGTAGCTTGCAAGCCTCCAGTATCCAGAACACTGCAAATCCTAGGAGTGACGGGGATTTGCAGTCCTCAGTGCAGAAACGTGCAACTCAGGAGGGTCCCTGAAGACCATGCAGTCCGAGTGAGGGGCTGATCAAATCAGGCAGCCGGCTCTTTGCAACCCAGAGTTCAAGGGGACACAAGGCTCCTTCTACAAGGTGGGCGAGCCTGGCTCTTGCAAAATCTGCAGCTCTCTCAGCGGAAGGCGCTTTGCAATCTGCACCAAGAGGTGTGcgcggaggggcgggggagggggcaagaggaGGCGGCCGCCTTGAGGCGTGGCCAACGCAAACTTCTTtcgcggaaaaaaaaaaaaaaaaaaaaaaagccaaaccaaaACACCCGACGCCACAGCGCGCACCCCTCCTCTCGGCCCCCGCCTGCCTCTTGGGCCAAGCACCCCAGCCGCGTGCCTCCCTCCGGCTGAAAGCGTGGGCCAATCGCGTCTTGACCCCTCGAGACGCACGGCCAATGGGACCCCTGGATCCGCCAAGGCCCGGGAGGGCGCGTGAGGGGTTCAGTGCGTGAAGTTGCAGTGCCTTTAGGTGGGAGGCGGGACCCTGACCTACATTTGCCCAATGGGAGACGGCACTGGGGGCGGGACCGTGAC
This genomic window from Ursus arctos isolate Adak ecotype North America unplaced genomic scaffold, UrsArc2.0 scaffold_19, whole genome shotgun sequence contains:
- the DBP gene encoding D site-binding protein isoform X2, which translates into the protein MCPRNRAPSCPLQSVGVGRRGYSELEGLLKEKERKAALPAATVPGPGLETAGPADAPTGAVVGGGSPRGRPGAAPGPGLLAPLLWERTLPFGDVEYVDLDAFLLEHGLPPSPPPPGGPSPAPSPVRTPAPSPGPGSCGSASPRSSPGHAPTRAALGAAGGHRAGLTSRDTPSPVDPDTVEVLMTFEPDPADLALSSIPGHETFDPRRHRFSEEELKPQPIMKKARKIQVPEEQKDEKYWSRRYKNNEAAKRSRDARRLKENQISVRAAFLEKENALLRQEVVAVRQELSHYRAVLSRYQAQHGAL
- the DBP gene encoding D site-binding protein isoform X1, with translation MARPVSDRTPAPLLLGGPAGAPPGGGALLGLRSLLQGTSKPKEPASCLLKEKERKAALPAATVPGPGLETAGPADAPTGAVVGGGSPRGRPGAAPGPGLLAPLLWERTLPFGDVEYVDLDAFLLEHGLPPSPPPPGGPSPAPSPVRTPAPSPGPGSCGSASPRSSPGHAPTRAALGAAGGHRAGLTSRDTPSPVDPDTVEVLMTFEPDPADLALSSIPGHETFDPRRHRFSEEELKPQPIMKKARKIQVPEEQKDEKYWSRRYKNNEAAKRSRDARRLKENQISVRAAFLEKENALLRQEVVAVRQELSHYRAVLSRYQAQHGAL